One genomic segment of Suttonella sp. R2A3 includes these proteins:
- a CDS encoding transporter substrate-binding domain-containing protein, which translates to MKKVILSAAIAALSFSATAETLRVATDGTYPPFSELGPDGEMTGFDIDIAKALCAEMGVECEVKQVEWDGLIPALKTRKIDAIIASMNATEDRRKSVTFSEPYYSNPGVFARPVGSNVEISEAGLKGKVLGVLRASVFDDYATNELGDWVEIQRYGSQDEANLDAVAGRVDFVFADKIVLQDGFLQRDIGQDFEQFGPELTEKEYFGEGISIAVRKEEQELADRFSKAITAIRANGEYQKVNDKYFDYDIYGLDQ; encoded by the coding sequence ATGAAAAAAGTAATCCTTTCTGCGGCGATTGCCGCCCTCAGTTTTTCCGCGACTGCGGAAACGTTACGTGTGGCAACCGATGGTACTTATCCACCATTTTCAGAATTAGGCCCTGATGGTGAAATGACCGGATTTGACATCGATATCGCTAAAGCCTTGTGCGCTGAAATGGGTGTGGAATGCGAAGTCAAGCAAGTGGAATGGGACGGGCTGATTCCTGCGCTGAAAACACGCAAAATCGATGCAATTATTGCCTCAATGAATGCCACTGAAGATCGTCGTAAAAGCGTTACCTTCTCTGAGCCGTATTACAGCAACCCAGGGGTGTTTGCTCGTCCGGTAGGCAGTAATGTGGAAATCAGCGAAGCTGGGTTGAAAGGTAAGGTGCTAGGGGTGTTACGTGCCTCAGTATTTGACGATTATGCGACCAACGAACTGGGTGATTGGGTTGAAATTCAGCGTTATGGCTCACAAGATGAGGCGAACTTAGACGCTGTGGCCGGTCGTGTTGACTTTGTTTTTGCGGACAAAATTGTCTTGCAAGATGGCTTTTTACAACGTGATATTGGCCAGGATTTTGAACAGTTCGGCCCAGAACTCACTGAAAAAGAGTATTTTGGCGAAGGGATCTCTATTGCTGTTCGCAAAGAAGAACAGGAACTCGCTGATCGCTTTTCCAAAGCCATCACCGCGATCCGTGCCAATGGTGAATATCAAAAGGTCAATGACAAATACTTTGACTACGATATTTACGGCTTAGATCAATAA
- a CDS encoding ABC transporter ATP-binding protein has product MTTVAALQAIDIHKSFADHEVLKGISLTAHKGDVISILGSSGSGKSTFLRCLNFLEMPDSGEVRLAGETVNIKEGRKGKRTAGNAKQIARVRSKLAMVFQSFNLWSHMTVLQNLIEAPVHVLKVPKKEAIERADALLHQVGMYERRNYYPAHLSGGQQQRAAIARALAMEPDALLFDEPTSALDPELVGDVLRVMQDLAAEGRTMIVVTHEMGFAREVSNKVVFLHDGQIEEQGSPEQVFTQAQSERCRQFLSNSLKG; this is encoded by the coding sequence TTGACCACTGTTGCTGCCTTACAAGCGATTGATATTCATAAATCATTTGCTGATCACGAAGTGCTAAAAGGGATATCTTTAACCGCACACAAAGGGGATGTGATTTCGATTCTGGGCTCATCAGGTTCTGGGAAAAGTACGTTTTTACGCTGCCTAAATTTTTTAGAAATGCCCGATAGTGGCGAAGTGCGCCTGGCTGGCGAAACGGTGAACATCAAAGAAGGCCGTAAAGGTAAGCGTACTGCCGGCAATGCGAAACAAATTGCCCGTGTACGCTCAAAATTAGCGATGGTCTTTCAAAGCTTCAATCTCTGGTCGCATATGACGGTCTTGCAGAATTTAATTGAAGCACCGGTCCATGTGCTTAAAGTGCCGAAAAAAGAAGCGATCGAACGCGCTGATGCACTGCTGCATCAAGTCGGTATGTATGAGCGCCGTAATTATTACCCAGCCCATTTATCCGGTGGCCAGCAACAGCGTGCCGCGATTGCACGAGCGCTGGCTATGGAACCTGACGCGCTGCTTTTTGATGAACCAACTTCAGCACTCGATCCTGAGCTGGTTGGCGATGTGTTGCGTGTGATGCAGGATTTAGCCGCTGAAGGGCGTACGATGATTGTCGTGACCCACGAAATGGGGTTTGCGCGCGAAGTGTCTAATAAAGTGGTGTTTTTACACGATGGACAAATCGAAGAACAAGGCAGCCCCGAACAAGTCTTTACTCAGGCGCAATCTGAACGTTGCCGACAGTTTCTCTCAAACAGCTTAAAAGGCTGA
- the dapE gene encoding succinyl-diaminopimelate desuccinylase gives MHATRQLLENLLVRASLTPHDADCQAIIAERLQQSGFSCRHLSINETSNLWATHGSGAPIIAFGGHTDVVPVGNEAQWHSPPFTPTERDGYLYARGAADMKSGVAAMVVALEAIIAAHPDHPGTLAILLTSDEEGVAVDGTKAVLPLLENDGIHIDYAIVGEPTCKDTLGDTARNGRRGSLHLHLSVTGKEGHVAYPEQVNNPIHALSAMAAELSAIIWDEGNSHFPPTTCQISNIHGGTGADNVVPETAKLAMNWRYNTEHTAESIKDRTNAIIARISQEYGVRTETSWRLSGEPFATDNHDLTEALRQAITRHTQQTVTFNTAGGTSDARFFAKHGAATVEFGPSNATIHKNNECVRIADLEPLTAIYRDSVLALLGLTHDA, from the coding sequence ATGCACGCTACCCGTCAACTCCTAGAAAACCTCCTCGTGCGCGCCTCGCTCACCCCGCATGATGCTGACTGCCAAGCGATTATTGCTGAGCGCCTACAGCAATCAGGCTTTAGCTGCCGTCATCTCTCAATCAACGAGACAAGCAATCTCTGGGCAACCCATGGCAGCGGCGCACCAATTATTGCCTTTGGTGGGCATACCGATGTTGTGCCGGTAGGTAATGAAGCGCAATGGCACAGCCCACCGTTTACCCCAACCGAGCGTGACGGTTATCTCTATGCTCGCGGGGCAGCAGATATGAAATCTGGTGTGGCGGCGATGGTGGTTGCTTTAGAAGCAATTATTGCAGCACACCCTGATCACCCTGGTACACTCGCGATTTTGCTTACCAGCGATGAAGAAGGCGTTGCCGTCGATGGTACCAAAGCCGTTTTACCGCTGCTTGAAAACGACGGCATTCACATTGATTATGCGATTGTTGGCGAGCCAACGTGTAAAGATACGCTGGGTGACACTGCACGCAATGGCCGACGTGGCTCATTACATTTACACCTCAGCGTAACTGGCAAAGAAGGCCATGTGGCCTACCCTGAACAAGTCAATAATCCAATCCATGCACTGAGTGCGATGGCCGCAGAGCTAAGCGCGATTATCTGGGATGAAGGCAATAGCCATTTCCCTCCAACCACCTGTCAAATCAGCAATATCCATGGTGGTACAGGGGCTGATAATGTAGTCCCAGAAACGGCCAAACTTGCGATGAACTGGCGCTATAACACCGAGCACACCGCTGAGTCGATTAAAGACCGCACCAACGCCATTATCGCGCGTATTAGCCAAGAATATGGTGTTCGAACGGAGACAAGCTGGCGCTTATCTGGCGAACCTTTTGCTACCGATAATCACGATTTAACCGAAGCGCTACGTCAAGCCATCACGCGCCACACTCAACAAACGGTGACGTTTAATACCGCCGGCGGCACATCAGACGCACGTTTTTTTGCTAAACATGGCGCTGCAACGGTCGAGTTTGGTCCAAGTAACGCAACAATTCACAAAAATAATGAATGTGTGCGTATCGCTGATCTCGAACCACTGACTGCCATTTACCGAGACAGCGTATTAGCGTTATTAGGTTTAACACATGATGCCTGA
- the trmA gene encoding tRNA (uridine(54)-C5)-methyltransferase TrmA codes for MPDYQSQLRKKHHRLRDLLAPFYDGEIEIHESPETHHRLRAEFRIWHDEGQCSYVMTRQGEKAHTDSVIRLDQLPAANQRINALMPELMHAINTSEVLRERLFQVEFLSTLRGDDLITMVYHRKLDECWQAEAEDLQNQLNCAIIGRSRKQKIVLSRDHVSETLTVAGKAYQYRQYEGTFSQPNGVICEAMLDWAYRHNHQPQADLLELYCGNGNFTLPLAQRYRRVLATEISKSGIRALRENITLNQCTNLTVARLSAEEFSQAWRGVREFNRLKQDHIALDDYQFAAVLVDPPRAGIDEDTLNLLSEFPQITYISCNPETLAANLATLSETHTVTDAALFDQFPFTPHIESGVILQRR; via the coding sequence ATGCCTGATTACCAAAGCCAGCTACGTAAAAAACACCATCGCCTACGTGATTTACTCGCGCCTTTTTATGATGGGGAGATTGAGATCCACGAATCGCCGGAAACTCATCACCGCTTGCGAGCTGAGTTCCGCATTTGGCACGATGAAGGACAATGCAGCTATGTGATGACGCGTCAAGGCGAAAAGGCACATACGGATAGCGTCATTCGCCTTGATCAACTGCCTGCAGCCAATCAGCGCATCAATGCACTGATGCCAGAGTTAATGCACGCGATTAATACAAGCGAGGTGTTACGTGAGCGCCTGTTTCAAGTTGAGTTTCTAAGCACCTTACGCGGCGATGATTTAATCACTATGGTTTATCACCGCAAGCTCGATGAGTGCTGGCAAGCAGAAGCCGAAGACTTACAAAACCAACTCAATTGCGCGATTATCGGACGCAGCCGTAAACAAAAGATTGTACTTAGTCGTGATCATGTCAGCGAAACCCTGACTGTTGCCGGCAAAGCGTATCAATACCGACAATACGAAGGCACTTTTTCTCAGCCAAACGGCGTGATTTGCGAAGCAATGCTCGACTGGGCGTATCGGCATAACCACCAACCACAAGCTGATCTGCTCGAGTTGTATTGTGGTAATGGTAATTTCACCTTACCGCTGGCACAGCGCTACCGTCGCGTTTTAGCCACCGAAATCAGCAAAAGCGGCATTCGTGCGTTACGCGAAAACATCACCCTCAATCAATGTACTAACCTCACAGTAGCGCGTTTATCGGCAGAAGAATTCTCCCAAGCTTGGCGCGGGGTGCGCGAATTTAACCGACTTAAACAAGATCATATCGCGCTAGATGACTATCAATTTGCTGCGGTACTTGTCGATCCACCACGTGCCGGTATTGACGAAGATACGCTAAATCTGCTCAGCGAATTCCCTCAAATCACCTATATTTCGTGTAATCCTGAAACCCTTGCTGCCAACCTGGCAACATTGAGTGAAACCCATACGGTGACCGATGCGGCTTTATTCGATCAATTTCCGTTTACCCCGCATATCGAATCTGGTGTGATACTGCAGCGTCGTTAA
- a CDS encoding organic hydroperoxide resistance protein yields the protein MTKLYSTLVKVNGGRSGTAKSDDGKLDITLDTPESLGGKGGPGTNPEQLFAAGYAACFIGATQLVAGKQGIDVPADFNIDSHVTLSKSDAGDLDISVVFDIHLPGMDAKTAEKLIDDAHHVCPYSRATRGNIDIDFNIHI from the coding sequence ATGACAAAGCTTTATTCAACCCTAGTAAAGGTCAACGGTGGTCGCAGTGGTACAGCGAAATCTGATGACGGCAAACTCGATATCACCCTCGACACCCCAGAAAGCCTGGGTGGCAAAGGTGGCCCAGGCACTAACCCAGAGCAGTTATTCGCAGCCGGCTATGCGGCTTGTTTTATTGGCGCAACGCAGTTGGTTGCTGGCAAACAAGGCATTGATGTTCCAGCAGACTTCAACATTGACAGCCACGTAACATTATCCAAATCAGACGCGGGAGATTTAGATATCAGTGTAGTTTTTGACATTCACCTGCCAGGTATGGACGCAAAAACCGCTGAGAAGCTCATCGACGATGCGCATCATGTTTGCCCATATTCTCGCGCCACACGTGGCAATATTGATATCGATTTCAACATCCATATCTAA
- a CDS encoding alpha-hydroxy acid oxidase → MIVAPPLEKITCIEDLRRVAKHRVPNMFYDYADSGSWTESTYRNNETAFREIKLKQRVAVDMSGRSTQTTMIGEKVAMPVAIAPTGLTGMQHADGEILAAQAAEAFDVPFSLSTMSVCSIEDIATHTSKPFWFQLYVMKDQAFLNNTIDRAKAAGCSALIITLDLQVLGQRHKDIKNGLSTPPKPTIANMLNLATKPYWCWHMLQTKRRSFGNIVGHAKNVSDLSSLSSWTAEQFDPSLSWDDVARIKDRWGGKIILKGIMEPEDAELAVKSGADALIVSNHGGRQLDGAPATIDKLPQIVDAVGSDIEVWMDSGIRSGQDVLKAWALGARGTMIGRAFLYGLGAYGRAGVDKALSLIHNELDVTMAFCGHRDINTVNRDILLPGTYPTADLYR, encoded by the coding sequence ATGATTGTTGCCCCACCATTAGAGAAGATCACCTGTATTGAAGACTTGCGCAGGGTGGCTAAACACCGTGTGCCTAATATGTTCTATGACTATGCCGATTCAGGGTCATGGACAGAGTCGACGTATCGCAATAACGAAACTGCTTTTCGTGAGATAAAGCTCAAACAACGTGTTGCGGTTGATATGAGCGGGCGCAGCACGCAAACCACGATGATTGGTGAAAAGGTTGCTATGCCGGTTGCGATTGCACCAACCGGGCTTACCGGGATGCAGCATGCTGATGGGGAGATTCTCGCGGCACAGGCTGCGGAGGCGTTTGACGTTCCTTTTAGCTTATCAACGATGAGTGTCTGCTCAATCGAAGATATTGCCACGCACACCTCAAAGCCATTTTGGTTCCAGCTCTATGTGATGAAAGATCAGGCCTTTTTAAACAATACCATTGATCGTGCGAAGGCAGCAGGCTGCTCAGCGTTAATCATCACTCTGGATCTACAAGTGCTTGGTCAGCGTCATAAAGACATTAAAAATGGTCTATCGACACCGCCTAAACCGACGATTGCCAATATGCTTAATTTAGCAACCAAGCCTTACTGGTGCTGGCATATGCTACAAACGAAACGACGCAGCTTTGGCAATATTGTCGGGCATGCTAAAAATGTTAGCGACTTAAGCTCGCTGTCTTCGTGGACCGCCGAACAGTTCGATCCAAGCCTGTCATGGGATGATGTGGCGCGGATAAAAGACCGCTGGGGTGGGAAGATTATTCTCAAAGGAATTATGGAGCCTGAGGACGCTGAATTGGCGGTCAAAAGTGGCGCGGATGCGTTAATCGTTTCCAATCATGGCGGACGACAACTCGATGGTGCGCCTGCAACAATTGATAAACTCCCGCAAATTGTTGACGCTGTTGGTAGCGATATAGAAGTATGGATGGATAGCGGTATCCGCAGTGGCCAAGACGTGCTAAAAGCTTGGGCGCTGGGTGCACGTGGAACGATGATCGGACGCGCCTTTCTTTATGGCTTGGGCGCTTACGGGCGTGCAGGGGTTGATAAAGCACTCAGCCTAATCCACAACGAGCTTGATGTGACGATGGCATTTTGTGGCCATAGGGATATCAATACCGTTAACCGCGATATTTTGTTGCCGGGAACCTATCCTACCGCGGATCTTTATCGTTAA
- a CDS encoding N-acetylmuramoyl-L-alanine amidase, whose product MMQRWRWFLVLITSLIVWSTAQAVTLENLRANRLPDKVQIVLDIDKPSEFMQFSLSSPPRIVLDFPNGKRTGRAGLQLDDGAVGRVRTGQRNEEMLRVVIDLNYVAKVNIYTAPPGGNRGHRIVVDVYDQNIQPALTLESLSGAQSPEVVFAGGPLPRVPGVPTQTPPAPNPPTPPQPEKPSVDQTAVMTVERSISPTGQVQEQKTLPTPVPFNKDIVVAIDPGHGGKDPGALSSATGLREKNVVLEIGKRLRRILNEKEGYRAVMTRDTDIYIPLYRRMTIAREKGADLFVSIHADAVEKGLPTGSSVYILSTRGASSQLAKYLANKENAVDLKWGVDVSKYDSDIQEALLNIQQEATLESSNILAEQTIRELARVGDVHKSNVERANFVVLRSPDIPSMLVETAFISTPAEARLLAQPAYQEKLANGIANGIEQYFKEHLPQHMLLGAQ is encoded by the coding sequence ATGATGCAACGATGGCGATGGTTTTTGGTGTTAATCACCAGCCTCATAGTATGGTCTACGGCCCAAGCAGTCACCCTCGAAAATCTTCGCGCCAATCGATTGCCCGATAAGGTGCAAATTGTGCTGGATATCGATAAGCCCAGCGAATTTATGCAGTTTAGTTTGTCTTCACCACCGCGTATTGTGCTCGATTTTCCCAATGGCAAACGAACGGGTCGAGCCGGGTTGCAGCTTGATGATGGTGCGGTTGGTCGTGTACGTACCGGGCAGCGCAATGAAGAAATGCTGCGTGTGGTGATTGATCTTAATTATGTGGCCAAAGTTAATATCTATACCGCACCTCCTGGGGGTAATCGTGGGCACCGTATTGTGGTCGATGTGTATGATCAAAATATTCAGCCCGCACTCACTTTAGAATCGCTCAGTGGTGCGCAATCGCCAGAAGTGGTTTTTGCGGGTGGGCCGTTGCCGCGCGTGCCTGGCGTACCCACGCAAACACCCCCTGCACCGAACCCACCGACACCACCACAGCCTGAAAAACCCAGTGTGGATCAAACGGCAGTCATGACGGTTGAGCGCAGTATTTCCCCCACCGGTCAGGTGCAAGAGCAGAAAACCTTGCCGACGCCTGTGCCGTTTAATAAAGATATTGTGGTCGCTATCGACCCAGGTCATGGTGGTAAAGATCCTGGTGCGCTGAGTAGCGCAACCGGGCTGCGTGAAAAGAACGTGGTATTAGAGATTGGTAAGCGCCTGCGACGTATTCTTAATGAAAAAGAAGGCTATCGCGCGGTGATGACACGCGACACAGATATCTATATTCCGCTGTATCGACGAATGACGATTGCCCGCGAGAAAGGTGCGGATTTATTTGTCTCGATTCATGCGGATGCGGTTGAAAAAGGTCTGCCTACCGGTTCGTCGGTATACATTCTCTCAACCCGTGGTGCTTCTTCACAATTAGCAAAATATCTCGCGAACAAAGAAAACGCTGTGGATCTAAAGTGGGGCGTGGATGTGAGCAAATACGATTCTGATATTCAAGAAGCGTTACTCAATATTCAACAAGAAGCGACGCTCGAATCGAGTAATATTTTGGCCGAACAGACCATTAGAGAATTAGCGCGTGTTGGCGATGTGCATAAATCCAATGTGGAGCGAGCAAACTTTGTGGTCTTGCGTTCGCCGGATATTCCTTCAATGCTGGTTGAAACCGCGTTTATTTCAACGCCTGCGGAAGCGCGTTTGCTCGCGCAACCAGCCTATCAAGAAAAGCTTGCGAACGGGATTGCTAATGGTATCGAGCAGTATTTTAAAGAGCATTTACCGCAGCATATGTTGCTTGGCGCGCAATAA
- the tsaE gene encoding tRNA (adenosine(37)-N6)-threonylcarbamoyltransferase complex ATPase subunit type 1 TsaE, with the protein MIAKRQTFDITDINDLTQWVNSAQTYFLGKVIYLTGDLGSGKTTFAQQWLRSLGVRGAITSPTYTIANEYSLEDGQRAIHADLYRIHDPEELIYLDVRDWTENSAIILIEWPEIGEGLLPPADAHVHLSLEGERRYLVWQEACSASVIEKD; encoded by the coding sequence ATGATAGCAAAACGACAGACTTTTGATATTACCGATATTAATGACTTAACTCAGTGGGTTAACTCGGCACAAACCTATTTCTTGGGAAAAGTTATCTATCTTACTGGTGATTTAGGCAGCGGGAAAACAACTTTTGCCCAACAATGGCTTCGCAGTCTTGGGGTTCGTGGCGCGATCACCAGTCCAACGTATACCATAGCCAATGAATACAGCTTGGAAGATGGGCAGCGCGCGATTCACGCGGATTTGTATCGTATCCATGATCCGGAGGAGTTGATTTATTTAGATGTGCGTGATTGGACAGAAAATAGCGCTATTATTTTGATAGAATGGCCAGAAATAGGCGAAGGGTTGCTACCTCCTGCAGATGCGCACGTGCATCTATCTTTAGAAGGTGAGCGGCGGTATTTGGTTTGGCAGGAGGCATGCTCTGCTTCCGTTATCGAAAAGGATTAA
- a CDS encoding roadblock/LC7 domain-containing protein: MARLDLTALEDIDGFRAAALVDCDSGLSLATIGEGLNLELAAAGNTEVLRAKQRTLTTLNLDETIEDILISLSKSHHIIRPLDRNENLFLYLVLERQRSNLALARHQLRAFEKELDFS; encoded by the coding sequence ATGGCAAGATTGGATTTAACAGCGCTCGAAGACATCGATGGATTCCGCGCTGCTGCATTGGTCGATTGCGACAGTGGATTATCTTTGGCAACTATTGGCGAAGGTCTTAATTTAGAACTCGCTGCAGCGGGCAATACTGAGGTTTTACGCGCCAAACAACGTACGTTAACCACACTCAACCTTGATGAAACCATCGAAGATATTTTGATTTCACTGTCGAAAAGTCACCATATCATTCGCCCATTAGACCGCAACGAGAATTTATTTCTGTACTTGGTCCTTGAACGTCAACGCTCAAACCTTGCGCTTGCCCGTCATCAATTACGCGCGTTTGAAAAAGAATTGGATTTCTCCTAA
- the tsaD gene encoding tRNA (adenosine(37)-N6)-threonylcarbamoyltransferase complex transferase subunit TsaD: MTHKPTVLAVESSCDETAVAIYHPEQGILANEVFSQIPLHREHGGVVPELAARDHMRRLPILLDEALTSAKRQLSDIDVIAYTAGPGLLGALMTGAAFARSLAFSLNKPALGIHHMEGHLLSPMLGDEQPEYPFVALLVSGGHTQLMAVNAPGDYQMLGQTLDDAVGEAFDKTAKLMGLLYPGGPELAKLAEDGDPQSFKLSRPMVNRPGMDMSFSGLKTQVRLLIESSENSEAQARANIAASFQQTIADTLVIKCQRAWAHTGYRDLVVAGGVSANQTLRQALEDSAQKHNKRVFFPPKALCTDNALMIAYVGALRAQQAGTHDLNIDARARWPLSDIAAI, encoded by the coding sequence ATGACCCATAAACCAACCGTATTGGCTGTAGAATCTTCCTGTGATGAAACAGCTGTTGCCATCTATCATCCCGAGCAAGGTATTTTAGCGAACGAAGTATTCTCGCAAATCCCTTTACACCGCGAGCACGGTGGCGTTGTGCCCGAATTAGCGGCGCGTGATCATATGCGTCGCCTGCCTATTTTACTCGATGAAGCGCTAACGAGTGCTAAACGGCAATTGAGCGATATCGATGTCATTGCCTATACAGCAGGCCCGGGATTACTCGGTGCGCTAATGACCGGTGCGGCTTTTGCGCGCTCTTTAGCGTTTAGTCTGAATAAACCAGCCCTTGGCATCCATCATATGGAAGGCCACCTCCTCTCGCCGATGCTCGGTGATGAGCAACCCGAATACCCTTTTGTTGCCTTATTGGTTTCTGGTGGGCATACGCAACTCATGGCAGTCAACGCCCCTGGTGACTATCAAATGCTCGGGCAAACGTTGGATGACGCGGTGGGTGAGGCTTTTGATAAAACAGCCAAACTGATGGGCCTACTCTACCCAGGCGGGCCTGAGCTCGCCAAACTTGCCGAAGATGGCGATCCACAATCATTCAAACTCTCGCGCCCGATGGTTAATCGCCCGGGGATGGATATGAGCTTTAGCGGTTTAAAAACCCAAGTACGCCTGTTAATTGAATCCTCTGAAAACAGCGAGGCACAAGCGCGGGCCAATATTGCCGCCAGTTTTCAACAAACGATTGCCGATACGTTAGTGATTAAATGTCAGCGTGCCTGGGCACATACCGGCTATCGTGATTTAGTGGTGGCTGGTGGTGTGAGCGCCAATCAAACGCTCAGACAGGCGTTAGAAGACAGCGCCCAAAAACACAACAAACGGGTATTTTTCCCACCTAAAGCCTTATGCACCGATAATGCCTTGATGATTGCTTATGTGGGTGCGCTACGTGCACAACAAGCCGGAACTCACGATTTGAATATTGATGCGCGAGCGCGTTGGCCACTCAGTGACATCGCAGCTATTTAA
- the serC gene encoding 3-phosphoserine/phosphohydroxythreonine transaminase, translating to MRIHNFCAGPCTLPLSVLEAAQAELTNFADTGMSMMEISHRSQAFMQIHEEALQLAQRLSGAPEQFKPLLLPGGASQQFAMSAQNLLGNNDIAAIVKSGIWAKKALQEANRVGRMEVVWDGAINDYTTLPESLELEKPFSYLHLTSNETVNGLQFPVFPEVDVPLVIDASSDYFSRELPWERCAVVYGGVQKNLAPSGLALVFVREDYLEDHPELAKFYCYKTHADANSLYNTPPTWQIYLLNKVLHWMEEKGGITYFADYAQEKSTKLYAAIDGLDFYHNDVDPRYRSTMNVIFRTPSQDLDIAFAREAEAQGLNGLKGHRSVGGLRASLYNALEMRSVDALIDFMNDFATRHV from the coding sequence GTGCGCATTCATAATTTCTGTGCCGGACCTTGTACACTGCCATTAAGTGTGCTTGAAGCCGCGCAAGCTGAGCTGACCAACTTTGCTGACACCGGCATGTCGATGATGGAGATTTCCCATCGCAGTCAAGCATTCATGCAGATTCACGAAGAGGCATTGCAATTAGCGCAACGTTTAAGCGGCGCACCGGAGCAATTTAAGCCGTTGTTATTACCCGGTGGTGCGAGCCAGCAATTTGCCATGAGCGCGCAAAATTTGCTTGGTAACAATGATATTGCCGCGATTGTTAAATCCGGGATTTGGGCGAAAAAAGCGTTGCAGGAAGCCAATCGCGTTGGTCGTATGGAAGTCGTTTGGGATGGCGCGATCAACGATTACACCACCCTGCCTGAATCACTCGAACTTGAGAAACCATTTTCTTATCTACATCTCACCAGTAATGAGACGGTTAATGGCTTACAATTTCCGGTATTTCCTGAAGTTGATGTGCCTTTAGTGATAGATGCGTCATCGGATTATTTTAGCCGTGAGTTGCCCTGGGAACGTTGTGCCGTGGTCTATGGTGGAGTGCAAAAAAACCTTGCGCCATCTGGCCTTGCGCTGGTTTTTGTGCGTGAAGACTATTTAGAAGACCATCCTGAACTGGCAAAATTCTATTGTTATAAAACCCATGCCGATGCCAATTCTTTGTATAACACCCCGCCAACCTGGCAAATTTATTTACTCAATAAAGTCCTGCATTGGATGGAAGAAAAAGGTGGGATCACGTATTTTGCTGACTATGCGCAAGAAAAATCCACTAAATTATACGCAGCAATTGACGGGCTTGATTTTTATCATAACGATGTTGATCCGCGCTACCGTTCGACAATGAACGTCATTTTCCGCACCCCATCACAAGATTTAGACATCGCCTTTGCTCGCGAAGCAGAAGCCCAAGGGTTGAATGGCTTGAAAGGTCACCGCTCAGTTGGTGGACTACGTGCGAGTTTGTATAACGCCTTGGAAATGCGTAGTGTCGATGCCTTAATCGACTTTATGAACGATTTCGCCACGCGTCATGTATAA
- a CDS encoding phosphatidylglycerophosphatase A, protein MTLSQLIKNPTHFLAFGLGSGLITPAPGTWGTLAAVVLFLPFQQWLIGSWFGVLLLLASFIIGIYLCGQTAKDLGVHDFSGIVWDEFVGVWLVLVCLPPSLLAHWGLWWCALAAFILFRFFDIVKPPPIHWLDQRVPGGLGIMIDDVLAGIFALIVLWLSAELFY, encoded by the coding sequence ATGACATTGTCACAACTGATTAAAAACCCAACCCATTTTTTGGCTTTTGGTTTGGGTAGCGGCTTAATCACCCCGGCACCTGGCACTTGGGGCACTTTAGCCGCTGTGGTGCTATTTTTGCCCTTTCAACAATGGCTGATTGGCAGTTGGTTTGGTGTACTATTACTACTGGCAAGCTTTATTATTGGCATCTATTTATGTGGACAAACCGCCAAAGATTTAGGCGTACATGATTTTTCCGGCATTGTTTGGGATGAATTTGTTGGCGTGTGGTTGGTGCTTGTGTGTTTGCCACCAAGTTTATTAGCCCATTGGGGATTATGGTGGTGCGCCCTCGCTGCCTTTATCCTATTTCGATTCTTTGACATCGTTAAACCACCACCGATTCATTGGCTCGATCAACGTGTCCCTGGTGGTCTAGGGATTATGATTGACGACGTACTGGCGGGTATTTTTGCGCTAATCGTACTATGGCTATCTGCCGAATTATTTTATTAA